cccagggcccttgcagagccccagccatgctgtttgcccccagcctgcccacggccagcctggggctgctcccgggggtttcctgtgctgagcattggcctggccgtgttcttgagagagcctgggcaaggagcctggagcccccagggcctggcctgaggcgtcagcgctgccccagcagtgcccatggcctgtccctgctgcagccccagcactgccacccccagggctgtgcccggccccgagagcactcaggccctgcagcaacaccagggccaccagggcagcggggcagggccacggcagcagcactggcaacaccaagtgctgctgctgctgctgctgctgggcacagctgctgggccagcactgatctgccccagctctgcacacagacattgctgctgcagctccagagaaggcaacaaaagggcatccatgcagaaaactctgctgggacatcctttagttcctctaaagccaccaagagcacagcccctcattgacacagtctgtgactacagggaaggtggagagaaacaaaagggGAAATGGCAGAAACAATGACATTTCTCTGTAGATAGTATGAAAAActaaaacaagggaaaaaagacCCTACATCCAAACCAACAAGAAATATGAAAGATTACTTTTATTACAAGGGATTTGTAGAAATGgtccagcagtttaatgtttgtgaaagcatccagtcatcagtgtGCACACTgaagccttgagctcctggttccttaggctgtagatgagggggttcagggctggaggcaccaccgaacAAAGAATTGACAGGGTGAGATcgagggatggggaggacatggaggggggcttcaggtagtaAAATATACCAGTGCTGACGAACAGAGAGAgtacagccaggtgagggaggcaggtggaaaaggctttgtgccgtccctgctcagaggggatcctcagcacagccctgaagatctgcacataggagaaaaccatgaacacaaaacagccaaaaccTAAACAAAGACTACCCACTatgagcccaagttccctgaggtacAAGTTTGAGCAGGAGAgtttgaggatctgtgggatttcacagaagaactggcccagggcattgccatggcacaggggcagggaaaatgtattggctgtgtgcatgagagcattgagaaaggcactggcccaggcagctgctgccatgtgggcacaagctctgctgcccagcagggtcccgtagtgcaggggtttgcagatggacacgtagcggtcgtagcacatcacggtcaggagggaaagctctgctcccataaagaagagaaagaaaaagacttgagcagcacatccagtgtaggagatgttgctggtgtcccagagggaattgtgcatggctttggggacagtggtgcagatggagcccaggtcagcgagggccaggttgagcaggaagaagaacatgggcgtgtgcaggtggtggccgcaggctacggcgctgatgatgaggccgttgcccaggagggcagccagggagatgcccagcaagaggcagaagtgcaggagctgcagctgccgcgtgtctgccaatgccagcagcaggaagtgcctgatgcagctgctgttggacatttgcttcacatggggatctgtaagaaaagtaataatggaatagttgggtttggagaggacttgaaatatcccagcacaggctgggggcactttccccccactgcctgcccagggctctgctgcctggagctgtccctgccagcagctgcttccctgtgcccagggctgggccctgccagtgctgccagagcccagcccagccctgggggctcagctctgccctgcagagccctcccagctcaggcactgcccaggggcagctctggctctgcaggctctgatggcaacgtcagagcaaccctgaggagactggaaaagcaacactgatgctgcctctaaGGGCCCCTGTGCTGATTTCCTTAATTACCTGGTTTATTCATATctgagagaaatttttttttatttttctcagtctGAATTGAGAGATGTATATCTATGAGCAATTGCCCATCCAGGCAACCGagagcagtagattaaaaaagcaggaattcCTCTTTTATGCAGCCCCTTCTTCACTGTGCTCCgtgtataatctacttggaaatgttctgcagttacATATCATGCAGGAGCAtccctgaacaatgcagcatcctccccacacaaggagaacactcccaagcctcaccagctgtctcctgccacccagatcttgtcccccagcgctgggagcagctgccagggctggctgagagctgtccctggcaggcagcagagtccctgccccagcacagcgccctgggctgcaggaccctgctctgcaggacagccctgggcacccctggctgctctgcacaagagacaagcagagaatgtactcacaggctctgcaggcattggcatgttccagctgcaggagatggctccaggagctgcagctgcattgtcctgcagccagaggttcctgtgccaagggctggcagtgattgtgccccaggcacttctcagccccttcccagccctgactgattgaagctctctgtgcctctgggctgtgcccgggctggctgcaggcagtgccccagccctgctgggctggcacaagagctgctcatcaagagaaatgtgcttttgaagctcttcttggtgaccaggagctgcctctgggccaggagcccagcccagctcagcagcacagacacagcacaaggacttgaatcagcctctggggctttgtgctcaggccctgaacatcagtccctgagaggcagctgaagaaacctctccagaactccaaggcagaatccaactccaaactttcttggacttttaatgggtcccagtgagggacacgactgagcaagtgtccccaggccccaggcagagcagagaactgcaggcagtgatgacaggtggggacaaagagaagccaagtctgggtgccctgggccactgcagggtctgtgccagcaagggctgggaggagacaccttgtgctgaggccctggggcctcctggcacagccccagccaggctgggcactgtcagccccttgtgctgccctcagcatccccccctagcccacatcccagtggcctcaaggatctgctgcaaggagtccctggggagccttgctcagcaatggccctgggggctcctgaatgctccctgcagggactgcagctttttcaaaggactttggctttggcttttgccttggagtctctgagaggtttgtgcaatcctggcctccaattatctgctgtaattagtccctggagaggctttgtcagtaacaacactcagtggggctcattaatgcttcaaggtgCTTCAGTTTTTTAAgctacttggtgtttccctttgatACAGATGCTATGAGAAAGATTGTGCAGTCAcagcctccaattatctgctgtaattagtccctggagaggctttgtcagtaaggAGACTCAGTGGggtcattaatgcttcaaggtactcaattattttaaggtacttggtgtttcatTTTTggtacagactctgtgagaggtttgtgcaatcatggccccaattatttgcttaatgagtcccttgagagctttgtactgacactcagtggggctcattaatgccttgagatactcaaggtttttaaggtactttggaatttcctttctacactgagtctctgagaggattttgtgccatcctggcctccagttctctcctccaaggagtccatgaggagcctgtgttgggcaTGGACCTGAGTGAGACCCATTCATGCCTCGAGACActtttgggttttcttctgactttgactcctgcaaaggtttgtgcaatctcctctcaggccttGTGGTTCCAGGGCTCATTTCCAAATGCACCACGGGGCTCATtaggatcaagcaagtcctgacaaaccatggctctgcatTGATTTCCCTCTGCGCTAATGCAATTCATCAGgaaattttccttttacagttatggAGAATTATTTCAAAGTGCTTCTAAGAAATATGTATTCCTGTCTTAAAGGGTGTCTTTTGTTGCCATTCTTGTTATAGAAGAgctgattgcagcattctgtgattgatattaatccagggtctctcctaaggaggtctgACCAGATCAGTGAAGTTGTACCTTCAGAGgtgacccagtgtggacaaccttgccccacattccccaaccccatGTGAGAAAAGAgtttcaaaaatttaaatgcCTTATTAAGGCCTTATCAAAATACAAatgaagactgaataaagaaaaggaTACAATGCCAGGAGCATAGGATTCATTCAccatgtgctcatctacaaaatggatgttctgtcttttatacctcttgcccctcccaaagtcttgtcaatcgactccttcttcactgtccagtggtggagatcactgtctcaccccttgattggaggtcaggtgctgccataggaacaagccaaccctcccaaatgccccagctactgaggccatcctgtgatagcaatgcaagggggaggggaaggataactgtacatctacaaaacttctcttaacatatatttaatattcaccccttaattgtgagagtcaacccTAGGATTACTCTTCTATAACAAActcacctttctttttctataagtCATTTTGTTCAAACAATTGAGTcaaaatttttctctctctcttgaatgagtcataTCAGCATCTGTTGATGggggcaaggacagtgggaacaggaaaaaaaaatctcaggttttccttagacacacttatttggaatggacaaaagggcatcccagaggtccagtgtgcctttgactcccatctaccgtgcctatgtggctgctacccatagttggtgcatcttaggggtgagcacagaggccaactcggtcctgccctccagtccctgttgaattaaaagacacctgaggaattacagaggtctggaatggccttttgtccctaccttaccatgcctatggggttgctacccacagcagggctatggagccttcttggtagcaaacaaaggggccaacctggccttgccctccttcctttgtcttatgttcttgaagaagctgtcccattGTCTTTTACAGTCCCTTACAGCTGCTGGTAATTAtcacccatgaaaacaggaagacagttctCGAGCTGGCTGGAGGAAGCTTGACTCTGCTTTTTGGGCATCTTAGTGTTTTCCTGGTTGTCtttcagtctctgcttgagagtcaatcttgtttcacccagcctggatgttacagtccactctttggttcttctcctgggcctttgactctgttgccatgagtccatccccgctctgcagctcgcacggcCAATTCGGTGGTGAGCAGtacctgaaagggaccttcccactggggagttagaggctgatctctccatggcttaatcatcacccaatccccaggattaatattatggattctgaaatccagggtggtagtttgaggaattgcccctttatgtcttagcccctctaaggtttgtgctatagacatcacttatttcttggcattggcttccccttcctcatgggtggcagccttctggggtgaggtcaggaagggaaacccaaacatcatttcatagggtgacagccccagatctgactggggttgggttctaattcttaataaggccaaagggagacattttatccatgacatttgggtttcaatcatTAGCTTAACTGGAGCTCTTTTAGGAGTTTGATTCATTTTCTCAACCCCACTggaactctgtggatgccatggagtgtgtaattcccattttactcccagggcctgaacaattttctgcaatatcttcgatgtgaaatgagttccctGGTCTGAATCAATGCTGTTTGCCATCCCATATTGGGGAATGATTGATTCTAGAAGTGTTTTACTCACAACActggcattggctttcacagtgGGTACCACCTCTACCCAATGAGTCACGTGATCTACTATCACTGGCAAAAACTTCCACCATTGTACCTGGGGAAGCTCAATAAAGTCTACTTGGATGTTTTGGAAGGGCCTTAAGGCCAGTTCTCGCCCTCCcctgggtgttttcctcatgaTTTTCTCATTCACTTGTTGACATATCACACCCTGTTCAGTTACTTGCTTAGCAATTCTGAAAATTCctgtgcatccccagccccttaGAAATTGATCACTCAGCACTTGTGTACCTCAATGTGTTGTTCCATGTATGCCTTCTAGCATTTTCTTGGCAAggggtttattattatttccttccatctgctcatttccctttgttgtctttcttggctcctattttaaggagttcttcctcttctgacCCACTGAATACAGGgactttttgcatttctctcatgggggttaatactattattagtttttctgtctctgattcagttgcatttttagcTTCTAAATCAGCTAAATTGTTCCCTTGCTCCCTTTTTGATGTCCTTCAACATATACCACCACTACTTCCTCTGGTAATTGTGAGGTTTCTACCTCTTCTAAGACAAATTTTTTCATGAATCGGTCactttccctttgaatttaatagtcccctctcttcccaaatttttccaaagatATGCACTgttccaaaagcatatttttagtCTGTATATTTTGTTCCCCTTTTCTGTGCTAATATTTCCAGAGCTCGTTTTAGGGCACACAACTCATATTTTGGGCTGACCAATTGGAAggtaactttctcttttctatgGCCACCATCCCTTCATGCACTGTAGCGTACCCCGATACCCTGTGCCCCTTTATTACCCGTGAAGATCCATCAATGTACAGTCATTTTCCACCTTGGAGTGGTTGATCTGTTAGGTCCTCTCTTCCTTTAGTTTGATAGTTTATAACCTCTAGGCAATTATGTATTAGTTCCTGACTTGGTTCTCCATACAAGAACTGGGCAGGGTTGAGTTGGTTACTCATGATCAGCTCTAAACCATTATCTATTAAGATGGCTTCATACTTTAGCACTCgggaatcagtgagccatttctcAGCATTTTGGCTCAGGACACTGCTTACTGAGTTTGGGATATATAtcttcaattttcccccaaagggtaattttttgctttctgctatgAGTAGGGCagtcactgccacagcctgaatGCAGGTTGGCCACCCCCGGCTGACAGGGTCTGGCAGTTTTGATAAATAGGCCACTGGGttcctggatcctccccagtcctgggctaACACTCCATGTGCTACCCCTTTTTCTATATCCACAAACAGATAGAAGGGTTTGTCTAAGGCAGGAAGACTCTGTGCCAGTGCACTGActattttttgctttaaagcttCAAACTTTTGTTCATTGTCTTTTCCCCACCTAATCTCTTCTTCTGCTAACTTTTCATACAAGAACTGGATGGCCTGCATGTATCCTTCAATCCATAGCCTACAATATCCCAACAGCCTAAAAACCTTCTGACTTCTCTCTTAGTTTTTGGCCATGGGAGTGAGACTATCCCTGTAATTCTCTCAGGTTTCAGCCACCAGCTCCCTTGACAAATCACATGTCCTTGGTATTTTACTTCTCGCTCTACAAATTGGAGAATCCCTTTTGATACCCAAAGTCCTTGGTCCCTCAGAAAACTTAACAACACCATGGTGGATtcccaaacttctttttcttcctgtcctgaGAAAAGCAAATCATTTACATATTGGATgagtgtggtggtttgacaggaaatgtgttttttgggatgctgtgtttttggccaatggatattcaggctttaatattggcatttaacctggccattgggacatggacacgcctctgagaacacggggttaaaagcagagctctcccctgggagggtcctcttgggtttccggcgggaaagagttcgggtctctcccccggcccagctgctggctgggcagggggaggggaaagccatgtggctgagagaggtaggcctgagccccggggtggaagggtggaagagagaaagagagagagagacaccgggagccatcgggtgccccccctgagagacagagagagagagagagagagagaaagagccgctgcctgagactgtgaccttgaagcttgataaacatgggcctgtgccggcagcacggctgggacggagaagaaggggggagTTCaaccggccgcttgtaggagcttttaacccctttttggaaaatgagaactttacagaacattgacctttcctagaagatagagtgaaagatgaaaaaaggaaatgggccagtgtgagagaggtctgggcgagagagagatagtagaagaatagagaagaatcctagtgggaagagatgatggagtggcttttgctggactctttttgtatagccatggacagaaccatgttccttgtgatacagagactgcattctagggggaggcaatggcctcagagccaagagggttcagtgttgatgcccctcggccccagggggtgaaaaaatatgggggggacaggtgtcccaaaggagagattgtgggg
The sequence above is a segment of the Agelaius phoeniceus isolate bAgePho1 unplaced genomic scaffold, bAgePho1.hap1 Scaffold_115, whole genome shotgun sequence genome. Coding sequences within it:
- the LOC143693058 gene encoding olfactory receptor 14C36-like, which produces MSNSSCIRHFLLLALADTRQLQLLHFCLLLGISLAALLGNGLIISAVACGHHLHTPMFFFLLNLALADLGSICTTVPKAMHNSLWDTSNISYTGCAAQVFFFLFFMGAELSLLTVMCYDRYVSICKPLHYGTLLGSRACAHMAAAAWASAFLNALMHTANTFSLPLCHGNALGQFFCEIPQILKLSCSNLYLRELGLIVGSLCLGFGCFVFMVFSYVQIFRAVLRIPSEQGRHKAFSTCLPHLAVLSLFVSTGIFYYLKPPSMSSPSLDLTLSILCSVVPPALNPLIYSLRNQELKDALRKMITLSFRNNKFSLFCFRTFRM